A single genomic interval of Nitrospirota bacterium harbors:
- a CDS encoding polyphosphate kinase 2 family protein produces the protein MKEYRVKPGSRLSLDKCDPDDTGTYKKTDQSKEKAKAVTAQLTGRIEELQERLYANGDRSVLIVLQGMDTSGKDGTIRSVMAGVNPQGCRVVSFKTPTSEELSHDFLWRVHQKAPSNGQIGIFNRSHYEDVLITRVHGWVSDKVVKQRFKQIKEFEELLVGNGTTILKFFLHISKEEQKERLEERIHDPEKRWKFNEGDLEERKLWKEYMIAFEDMMAATSTSHAPWYIVPANRKWYRNLVVADRVVDALEHLKLKTPPAPVGINFETLKIV, from the coding sequence ATGAAAGAGTATCGCGTCAAACCCGGCTCACGACTGAGCTTGGATAAGTGTGATCCCGACGATACAGGTACGTACAAGAAAACGGATCAGAGTAAAGAGAAGGCGAAGGCCGTCACGGCTCAGTTGACCGGTAGGATTGAGGAGCTGCAGGAGCGCCTCTATGCCAATGGCGACCGGTCGGTGCTCATTGTATTGCAGGGGATGGATACCAGCGGTAAGGATGGGACGATCAGGAGCGTGATGGCCGGTGTGAACCCACAGGGTTGTCGGGTTGTCTCCTTCAAAACCCCGACTTCGGAGGAGTTGAGTCATGATTTTCTGTGGCGCGTGCACCAAAAGGCGCCGTCCAACGGGCAGATTGGCATCTTCAACCGCTCGCATTATGAGGACGTGCTCATCACCCGTGTTCATGGGTGGGTTTCGGACAAGGTGGTGAAACAACGATTCAAGCAGATTAAGGAATTCGAAGAATTGCTCGTTGGGAATGGGACGACCATTCTCAAGTTCTTTCTGCACATCTCGAAGGAAGAACAGAAAGAACGATTGGAGGAGCGCATTCACGATCCGGAGAAGCGCTGGAAGTTCAACGAGGGAGATCTCGAAGAACGTAAACTGTGGAAGGAATACATGATCGCATTTGAGGACATGATGGCCGCCACAAGCACTAGCCATGCGCCCTGGTACATCGTCCCTGCCAATCGCAAATGGTATCGAAATCTCGTGGTCGCTGATCGTGTTGTAGACGCGTTGGAACACTTGAAACTGAAGACACCGCCTGCTCCCGTGGGGATCAATTTTGAGACGTTGAAGATTGTGTAA